A single genomic interval of Spirosoma taeanense harbors:
- a CDS encoding sensor histidine kinase, whose product MKLVNDGWIRLVGIVIVATLRFGLMSGEIWRGTVPLILVFDNTLIAAVLIWESSRAVVLYMHRRYPLSALSGWRFGQEALMLLLVMGGVYGLRAVIFEQFFSRESTPLFFHIFGLFYTYLYGALTAAFYELLIYMEAWQKANQEAEQLKKANLMSQLDSLKNQVKPHFLFNSLNTLTALVEKDQTQAVKFIAELSKVYRYLLQSNEKELIALTGELQFTQAYFFLLQTRFGQGIKLATTIGEEYENHLIPPLTLQILLENAVKHNQVSISKPLSVRIEVEDGQWLTVSNNRQQKRVSVPTTGTGLANIAAKYKLLNQPNVIVLEEPTYFTVKVPLIPSTAL is encoded by the coding sequence ATGAAATTAGTAAACGATGGCTGGATTCGCCTTGTCGGCATTGTCATTGTCGCCACGCTGCGGTTCGGGTTGATGAGTGGAGAAATCTGGCGCGGCACCGTACCGCTTATACTGGTGTTCGACAACACGCTGATAGCCGCCGTCCTGATCTGGGAGTCGAGCCGGGCCGTGGTTCTGTACATGCATCGCCGGTATCCGCTCAGTGCGCTCTCGGGGTGGCGGTTCGGTCAGGAGGCTTTGATGCTTCTGCTGGTAATGGGAGGGGTGTACGGCCTGCGGGCGGTGATCTTCGAACAGTTCTTTTCTCGGGAGTCGACACCGCTGTTTTTTCACATCTTCGGGCTGTTCTACACCTATCTGTACGGAGCGCTGACGGCCGCATTTTACGAACTCCTGATCTATATGGAAGCCTGGCAAAAAGCAAATCAGGAAGCCGAACAGCTTAAAAAAGCGAATCTGATGAGTCAGCTGGACTCGCTCAAGAATCAGGTGAAGCCGCATTTTCTGTTCAATAGCCTGAACACACTGACGGCTCTGGTCGAGAAAGATCAGACGCAGGCGGTAAAATTCATCGCCGAGCTGTCGAAAGTTTACCGCTATCTGCTACAGAGCAACGAAAAAGAGTTGATCGCACTGACTGGCGAACTGCAGTTTACGCAGGCTTATTTCTTTCTGTTGCAGACGCGGTTTGGGCAGGGCATTAAGCTTGCCACAACAATTGGGGAGGAATACGAAAACCACCTGATTCCACCGCTGACGCTACAAATCCTGCTCGAGAACGCCGTTAAGCATAATCAGGTGTCGATCAGTAAACCGCTGAGCGTGCGGATTGAGGTGGAAGACGGCCAGTGGCTGACGGTGTCGAACAATCGGCAGCAGAAGCGCGTCAGCGTACCCACTACCGGCACGGGACTGGCCAACATCGCGGCAAAATATAAACTGTTAAATCAACCCAACGTGATCGTGTTGGAAGAGCCGACATACTTTACGGTGAAAGTTCCACTTATTCCGTCAACTGCCCTATGA
- a CDS encoding response regulator has translation MTKILIVDDHPMVIEGVKALLAAADSVEVVGTVNDAFSAMAFLKANRADVVLLDINLPDLSGIDLCQKLKAEFPTLKILAMSTFKERSYITRMIEQGASGYVLKSVSSDELIEAIRQAQAGRMYLSQEVSQVLLSGPTPKPVPLLTSREKEVLACIAEGLTNHEIADKLFVSPLTVDSHRKNLLAKFGVKNTAALVRVAVENQLI, from the coding sequence ATGACGAAGATTCTGATCGTAGATGACCACCCGATGGTCATTGAGGGCGTAAAGGCCCTGCTGGCCGCTGCCGACAGCGTTGAGGTGGTCGGAACGGTGAACGATGCCTTTTCGGCGATGGCGTTCCTCAAAGCCAATCGCGCCGACGTAGTGCTGCTGGATATAAACCTCCCTGATCTTAGCGGCATCGACCTCTGCCAGAAATTGAAAGCCGAGTTTCCGACCCTGAAAATTCTGGCGATGAGTACCTTCAAGGAGCGGAGCTACATCACCCGCATGATCGAGCAGGGCGCGTCGGGTTACGTGCTGAAAAGCGTATCGAGCGATGAGCTGATCGAGGCCATCCGGCAGGCGCAGGCCGGGCGCATGTATCTGAGTCAGGAGGTTTCGCAGGTGCTGCTGTCGGGTCCGACACCCAAACCAGTTCCGCTGCTGACTTCCCGCGAAAAAGAAGTGCTGGCCTGCATCGCCGAAGGTCTGACCAATCACGAAATCGCCGACAAGCTCTTCGTAAGCCCACTCACCGTCGATAGTCACCGAAAGAACCTTCTGGCCAAGTTCGGAGTCAAAAATACAGCCGCTCTGGTGCGGGTAGCGGTCGAAAACCAGCTCATTTAA
- a CDS encoding tetratricopeptide repeat-containing sensor histidine kinase, producing the protein MRPRILSLFLLMGLTARLCAAQSEARRDSLLRILEQARTDSARVQTLLDIGKLYYTATESRPWIDKAMALSRKTNYALGVANCLANYNYYLYIEGKYDQVLKNCDTAIRLARPLKAHKTLGALYNYIGNVHTAKGEQRLALENYLNALTEVNQAVVPVHFPITIEGNIVKLYIDLREYTKALTYGLRVIERAENVGAINAAGYNCQRVGEIYLVLKQLSKSRYYFQKGLRFARQTQDPYLEASLLSNLADIFSHEGNVPKALDYYDQSLKLARANQNHEIEMWALHGIALEHYWKKEWEPAYDLTQQARQIAEKNQYNEYVTNLYLLLSDIEIGRGRLREGDQWRQKWQDIRTRISNETVLRATQELETQYQTRQKTAQISALRQQQQIQQLSLQRKNLLIAGLAALLVLLGIIGSLYYRNTRNKQRLAEQAHQISEQKIKQLEQEKQLSAAEGILRGQEEERSRLARDLHDGLGGMLSGIKSSLMAMNGNQIIPEAAAQTFERVIDNLETSIQELRRVARNMMPEALVRFGLKDALQDYVDYLNRPGGQQIDYQTFGLSERLPQATEIIVFRIVQELLNNVQKHAGASQTLVQLIRDGERFHLTVEDNGRGFDTANLAQQQGIGWLNIRSRVDYLNGTLEVESAPGKGTAVHVEFMVS; encoded by the coding sequence ATGCGACCACGTATCCTCTCTCTGTTCCTGCTGATGGGCCTGACCGCCCGGCTTTGCGCGGCCCAGTCTGAGGCCCGCCGGGACAGTCTGCTGCGCATTCTGGAGCAGGCCCGGACCGATTCGGCCCGGGTGCAGACCCTGCTGGATATTGGCAAGCTGTATTACACGGCCACTGAGTCGCGCCCCTGGATCGACAAAGCCATGGCCCTGAGCCGCAAAACCAATTACGCGCTGGGCGTGGCCAACTGCCTCGCCAACTACAACTATTACCTGTACATCGAAGGGAAGTATGATCAGGTCTTGAAGAACTGCGATACGGCCATCCGTCTGGCCCGCCCCCTGAAAGCGCATAAAACGCTGGGGGCCTTGTATAACTACATTGGTAACGTGCACACTGCCAAAGGTGAACAGCGACTGGCCCTGGAAAACTATCTGAATGCCCTAACTGAAGTGAATCAGGCGGTAGTGCCGGTTCATTTCCCCATTACCATTGAAGGCAATATTGTTAAGCTGTACATTGATCTGCGGGAGTACACCAAAGCCCTTACGTATGGCCTGCGGGTGATTGAGCGGGCCGAAAACGTAGGAGCGATCAACGCGGCCGGTTATAACTGCCAGCGCGTTGGAGAGATCTATCTGGTGCTGAAACAACTCTCTAAAAGCCGCTATTATTTTCAGAAAGGACTGCGGTTCGCCCGACAAACCCAGGACCCGTATCTGGAAGCATCTCTGCTGTCGAATCTGGCCGATATTTTCAGCCATGAAGGCAATGTCCCCAAAGCCCTTGACTATTACGATCAGTCGCTGAAACTGGCACGTGCCAACCAGAATCATGAAATCGAAATGTGGGCGCTGCACGGTATTGCGCTGGAGCATTACTGGAAAAAAGAATGGGAACCGGCCTACGACCTAACCCAGCAGGCGCGTCAGATTGCCGAGAAAAACCAGTACAACGAGTACGTAACGAACCTGTATCTGCTACTGTCCGATATTGAAATCGGTCGTGGGCGACTGCGGGAAGGTGACCAGTGGCGACAGAAATGGCAGGACATCCGTACCCGAATCAGCAACGAAACGGTACTGCGGGCAACGCAGGAGCTTGAAACCCAATACCAGACCAGGCAGAAGACGGCGCAGATCAGCGCCTTACGTCAGCAGCAGCAGATTCAGCAACTGTCGCTCCAGCGAAAAAATCTGTTGATTGCGGGGCTGGCGGCCTTGCTGGTCTTACTAGGCATCATTGGCAGTTTGTATTACCGAAACACCCGGAACAAACAGCGGCTGGCCGAACAGGCGCATCAAATTAGCGAGCAGAAAATCAAACAGTTAGAGCAGGAAAAGCAACTGTCGGCCGCCGAAGGAATTCTGCGGGGACAGGAAGAAGAACGGAGCCGACTGGCCCGCGACCTGCACGACGGTCTGGGCGGTATGCTGTCGGGTATCAAATCATCTCTTATGGCTATGAACGGAAATCAGATTATTCCCGAGGCAGCGGCACAGACGTTTGAACGGGTTATCGACAATCTCGAAACCTCAATTCAGGAACTGCGCCGGGTGGCCCGCAACATGATGCCCGAAGCGCTGGTTCGCTTTGGGCTGAAAGACGCCCTGCAGGATTACGTCGATTACCTGAATCGGCCGGGCGGGCAACAAATTGATTACCAGACGTTCGGATTGAGCGAACGGTTGCCGCAAGCCACCGAAATTATCGTATTTCGAATTGTGCAGGAACTGCTCAACAACGTCCAGAAACACGCGGGGGCCAGCCAGACGCTCGTGCAGCTCATTCGGGATGGCGAACGCTTCCACCTGACGGTCGAAGACAACGGCAGGGGGTTCGATACGGCCAATCTGGCTCAACAGCAGGGAATCGGCTGGCTCAATATCCGCTCCCGGGTCGATTACCTGAACGGTACGCTGGAAGTTGAATCAGCTCCCGGAAAAGGGACGGCGGTTCATGTTGAGTTTATGGTTTCCTAA
- a CDS encoding nuclear transport factor 2 family protein, which yields MKTNQEIVQAIYEAFGQGNIPAILDHLADDVQWESWADNSAQQQNVPWLKARQGKEAVPEFFSIVGQLNLTDFQVLSIMAGGNQVAAEIIVETASSALATSFRDEEMHLWTFNDEGKVTRLRHYTDTFKHIQAAKAATTVPA from the coding sequence ATGAAAACAAATCAAGAAATCGTACAGGCCATTTACGAAGCCTTCGGACAGGGGAACATCCCAGCTATTCTGGACCACCTTGCCGACGATGTGCAATGGGAATCCTGGGCCGATAACTCGGCTCAGCAACAGAACGTCCCCTGGCTGAAAGCCCGCCAGGGGAAAGAAGCAGTACCTGAATTTTTCAGTATCGTGGGCCAGTTGAACCTTACCGATTTTCAGGTATTATCCATCATGGCAGGTGGCAATCAGGTAGCCGCCGAGATCATCGTCGAAACGGCTTCCTCGGCCCTGGCGACGAGCTTCCGCGACGAGGAAATGCACCTGTGGACCTTCAACGACGAAGGAAAAGTAACCCGCCTGCGCCATTACACGGATACGTTCAAACACATTCAGGCGGCTAAAGCAGCTACGACTGTACCGGCATAA
- a CDS encoding NAD(P)/FAD-dependent oxidoreductase produces MTSRANQPRAHAIVMGASLGGLMTARALSHHFQKVTLIERDVVNRQPESRQGQPQTRHLHGLLPGGFRIMMDYFPDLRQALADAGANVCDFANTMTWFTHGGYRKSFDMNLPAVTMSRPLLEHLIRERVLALPNVQLIDNCSVQRLDTDADRQRVTGLTVLHKTSRQLDSLTADLVIDATGRGSRSPQWLGELGYDAPPVSEVKVKVGYTTRIYERDPNDRLTNHWILCTPAAPSERRFGGLFPVEGNRWVVTVGGWHGDSAPVDEPGFLEFARSLPATDIYDIISRSEPLSDPIPYRFPSSLRRHYERLNRFPLGYLVLGDAISSFNPTYGQGMTSATMQAAALDRLLADNPSDEKLAKTFFQRAAKVVDIPWQLTVGEDFRYPETEGPKPAAVDFLNKYVSRVQRATLRDEVVCAAFLRVMSLLKPPTSLFHPRILWRVMTAA; encoded by the coding sequence ATGACTTCCCGTGCAAACCAGCCACGCGCCCATGCAATTGTGATGGGTGCCAGCCTCGGCGGACTCATGACCGCCCGCGCCCTGAGCCACCATTTTCAGAAGGTAACCCTGATCGAACGGGATGTGGTGAACCGTCAGCCCGAATCGCGGCAGGGCCAACCTCAGACCCGCCATCTGCACGGGCTGCTGCCCGGTGGCTTCCGGATTATGATGGATTATTTTCCGGACCTCCGGCAAGCCCTGGCCGACGCCGGTGCCAACGTGTGCGATTTTGCCAATACGATGACCTGGTTCACCCACGGCGGCTACCGGAAAAGTTTCGACATGAATCTGCCCGCCGTTACGATGAGCCGCCCGCTGCTGGAGCACCTCATCCGGGAGCGCGTGCTGGCTCTGCCCAATGTTCAACTAATCGACAACTGTTCGGTACAACGTCTGGACACCGACGCCGACCGGCAACGGGTAACCGGCCTAACCGTGCTGCACAAGACGAGCCGGCAACTGGACTCGCTGACCGCCGATCTGGTGATCGACGCAACAGGGCGGGGTTCGAGAAGCCCGCAGTGGCTGGGCGAGCTGGGCTACGACGCCCCGCCCGTCAGCGAGGTTAAAGTAAAAGTAGGCTACACGACCCGCATCTATGAACGCGACCCGAACGACCGCCTGACAAACCACTGGATTCTCTGCACGCCTGCTGCCCCGAGCGAACGGCGGTTTGGTGGTCTGTTCCCCGTCGAAGGAAATCGCTGGGTCGTAACCGTCGGTGGCTGGCATGGCGACAGCGCCCCGGTCGATGAACCGGGTTTTCTGGAATTCGCCAGGAGTCTGCCGGCTACCGATATTTATGACATCATCAGCCGCAGTGAACCGCTTTCCGATCCCATTCCGTACCGGTTCCCGTCGAGTCTGCGCCGTCATTATGAACGTCTGAACCGGTTTCCGCTGGGCTATCTGGTCCTGGGCGATGCCATCTCCAGCTTCAACCCTACTTACGGCCAGGGCATGACGTCGGCCACGATGCAGGCCGCTGCTCTGGACAGGCTTCTTGCCGACAACCCTTCCGACGAGAAGCTGGCGAAAACTTTTTTCCAGCGGGCCGCCAAAGTCGTGGACATTCCGTGGCAACTGACAGTGGGCGAAGACTTCCGCTATCCGGAAACCGAAGGTCCAAAACCCGCTGCCGTCGATTTTCTCAATAAATACGTTTCCCGCGTTCAGCGCGCTACACTGCGCGACGAGGTAGTCTGCGCGGCTTTCCTGCGGGTGATGAGCCTGTTGAAGCCGCCCACATCGCTGTTTCACCCGCGAATTCTCTGGCGGGTCATGACGGCTGCCTGA
- a CDS encoding nuclear transport factor 2 family protein has product MKTNSTKKSILLTALLATGLTMAQGTANADNFDSILARKRTSPTESALVADSLEERNKKLTREAYEAIARRDLDKFITYIADNAIDYGIGPTPVQGKAAIIAGLKDFFSAFPDYTVIVSGIAADGNKVYVQNTFKGTQKGAIGMIPATGKPVIWNDVDILEFDQSGKISAHWANNPNAVLDQIGFHSFSNPNTAVVMNGYALFGKGDIAGILAACADDVVWDTSESPSAAVARVYKGKTELAAFFKALATNVQITKFQPYRFLADGDDVVTFINTEYKLKGSPKPFKVTVIHHFVVRDGKIVFSKEIMDKPQAVTVAVK; this is encoded by the coding sequence ATGAAAACGAACAGCACAAAAAAGTCTATTCTTTTAACCGCTTTACTGGCAACGGGTCTGACGATGGCTCAGGGCACAGCCAACGCCGACAACTTCGACAGCATTCTGGCCCGGAAACGAACGTCGCCGACAGAATCGGCTTTAGTGGCAGATTCTCTCGAGGAACGAAACAAAAAGCTTACCCGGGAGGCATATGAGGCCATTGCCAGGCGCGACCTCGACAAATTCATTACGTATATCGCCGACAATGCCATCGACTATGGTATTGGGCCAACGCCTGTTCAGGGCAAAGCGGCCATTATAGCAGGCTTAAAAGATTTCTTCAGTGCCTTTCCCGATTACACGGTTATCGTAAGTGGCATAGCCGCCGACGGCAACAAAGTTTACGTGCAGAATACCTTTAAAGGCACGCAGAAAGGTGCGATCGGGATGATTCCGGCGACGGGAAAACCCGTGATCTGGAACGATGTGGACATCCTGGAATTTGATCAGAGCGGTAAAATCTCCGCCCACTGGGCCAATAACCCCAACGCCGTGCTGGACCAGATTGGCTTCCACAGTTTTTCTAATCCGAACACGGCGGTCGTTATGAACGGCTATGCACTGTTTGGCAAGGGCGATATTGCGGGTATCCTCGCAGCCTGCGCCGACGATGTGGTCTGGGATACGTCGGAGAGCCCTTCCGCGGCTGTCGCCCGGGTTTACAAAGGCAAAACTGAGCTGGCCGCGTTTTTCAAAGCGTTGGCCACTAACGTGCAGATCACCAAGTTTCAGCCGTACCGCTTCCTGGCCGATGGCGATGATGTCGTTACGTTCATTAACACCGAATATAAGCTGAAAGGCTCGCCAAAGCCGTTTAAAGTGACGGTTATCCACCACTTCGTTGTGCGCGATGGTAAGATTGTTTTCAGCAAAGAAATCATGGATAAGCCGCAGGCCGTAACGGTAGCCGTCAAATAG
- a CDS encoding monooxygenase family protein, with protein sequence MKPVQLAADLDSYPNLVVIYLGMTHDSFKGLRTMFKIGPQIQKAVDAKPEGLLRHEQLFFGFAPLHLGMRQYWRDFESMENWTRALPHQGWWKDFMKDPQGTRFWHEAYCMKGGMEGVYLNIDNVGFLQFAPKVEKAGRMFSSRDRLNLKSDTPMPTPVYTEADLKKL encoded by the coding sequence ATGAAACCCGTACAACTCGCAGCTGACCTCGACAGCTACCCCAACCTGGTTGTTATTTACCTCGGCATGACCCACGATTCGTTCAAAGGGCTTCGAACCATGTTCAAAATCGGTCCGCAGATTCAGAAAGCGGTGGATGCTAAGCCCGAAGGACTGTTGCGGCACGAACAATTGTTTTTTGGCTTTGCCCCGCTCCATCTCGGTATGCGTCAGTACTGGCGGGATTTCGAATCCATGGAAAACTGGACACGCGCCCTGCCGCATCAGGGCTGGTGGAAAGATTTTATGAAAGACCCGCAGGGTACGCGCTTCTGGCACGAGGCCTACTGCATGAAAGGCGGTATGGAAGGCGTCTATTTAAACATTGACAACGTAGGTTTTCTGCAATTTGCCCCGAAAGTCGAGAAAGCCGGGCGTATGTTCTCTTCCCGCGACCGGCTTAACCTCAAAAGCGATACACCCATGCCCACGCCTGTTTATACGGAAGCCGATTTAAAGAAGCTGTGA
- a CDS encoding SRPBCC family protein — MKSNTNAYHFVTHWHLAASPEEVYRTLEDVNSLPQWWPSVYLDVNVREKGQPGGVGKVVELFTKGWLPYTLRWTFRVTHTSFPQGFSLEAYGDFEGRGIWTFTPEESGTHVTYDWRIEAQKPLLKKFSWLLKPVFSMNHEWAMRKGLESLILELRRRRGEVHVPNPPKPTFPHNRTNNQLL, encoded by the coding sequence GTGAAATCTAATACGAACGCTTATCATTTTGTTACGCACTGGCACCTTGCCGCTTCGCCCGAAGAGGTGTATCGGACGCTTGAGGATGTCAATTCACTGCCGCAGTGGTGGCCCTCAGTTTATCTCGACGTAAACGTGCGTGAAAAAGGGCAACCCGGCGGAGTCGGGAAAGTAGTGGAACTGTTCACCAAAGGCTGGCTGCCCTATACGTTACGCTGGACATTCCGGGTAACGCACACGAGTTTTCCCCAGGGCTTTTCACTCGAAGCCTATGGCGATTTTGAAGGGCGGGGCATCTGGACCTTTACGCCCGAAGAGTCGGGTACGCACGTCACCTACGACTGGCGGATCGAAGCCCAGAAGCCGCTTTTGAAGAAGTTCTCGTGGTTGTTAAAACCTGTTTTTTCGATGAACCACGAATGGGCAATGCGGAAAGGACTGGAAAGTCTTATCCTTGAACTGCGCCGACGCCGGGGCGAGGTCCATGTGCCGAACCCGCCTAAACCAACCTTCCCGCATAATCGAACGAACAATCAATTATTGTGA
- a CDS encoding MFS transporter: MKTIDTDVPAEKPPTIWQAFSVSMFRAVWIAAFVSNIGTWMQNTAGVWLITTLSTSSVLVALMQTATSLPVFLLSIPAGVIADLLDRRRLLLVTQLFMATAALTLALMTLSGVSTSWSVLFLTFVLGIGAAFNAPAWQTVASELVPRNLLPATLTLNGVSINAARAVGPAVGGLIIAYYSPGYVFLLNSLSFLGTCWVLYRWRRPAVLSNLPSENFVNALRAGLRYVQFSPSIHAILIRASAFTFGASALWALLSLVIARKFQLEAGTYGTLLSCLGAGAVSGALLMDSIRRMLTTNRRILVGLFGFALATVSLGVLPSVTFLYPIMYVAGVCWLLTLTSFNVSVQLNLPKWVQARVLSIYLLVFQGGMAFGSLIWGSVASRFGLETALGAAAGWLLLSTLLAIPFPINQGEQLNLAPANTWTDPDNLARVDPEEGPVVVMIEYRINPATLPAFLKAVEDLKRVRLRDGALRVGVFTDIAQPERQVEFFTVASWGEHLRQHQRFTQDDVAVERMVRQFHVGPNPPLVTHFVAQTDKLTELAAPIAVPDSVTLEGQ, from the coding sequence ATGAAAACCATCGACACCGACGTGCCAGCCGAGAAACCGCCTACTATCTGGCAGGCTTTTTCGGTGAGTATGTTCAGAGCCGTGTGGATTGCTGCGTTTGTTTCCAACATTGGAACCTGGATGCAGAACACGGCTGGTGTATGGCTTATCACGACCTTATCAACCTCATCGGTGTTGGTTGCCCTGATGCAGACGGCTACGAGCCTGCCCGTGTTCCTGCTGAGTATTCCGGCGGGCGTCATTGCCGATTTGCTGGACCGTCGTCGGCTGCTGCTGGTGACCCAGTTGTTCATGGCAACTGCGGCTCTGACCTTAGCGCTGATGACGTTGTCGGGCGTGTCAACAAGCTGGTCGGTGCTGTTTCTGACGTTTGTACTCGGGATTGGTGCGGCTTTCAACGCGCCGGCCTGGCAAACAGTAGCTTCTGAACTGGTACCACGTAACCTGCTGCCTGCAACCCTGACGCTCAACGGCGTTAGTATCAACGCGGCCCGCGCCGTTGGCCCGGCGGTGGGTGGGCTGATTATCGCTTACTACTCACCGGGCTACGTCTTTCTGCTGAATAGTCTGTCGTTTCTGGGAACGTGCTGGGTGCTGTACCGCTGGCGACGCCCGGCTGTGCTGTCGAATCTGCCGAGCGAAAATTTCGTCAATGCCCTGCGGGCGGGACTGCGTTACGTCCAGTTTTCGCCATCGATTCATGCCATCCTCATTCGGGCGTCGGCATTTACGTTTGGGGCCAGTGCTTTGTGGGCCTTGCTGTCGCTGGTTATTGCCCGCAAATTTCAGCTCGAAGCGGGCACTTACGGTACCCTTCTATCGTGTCTGGGCGCCGGGGCCGTCAGTGGTGCGCTACTGATGGATTCCATCCGACGGATGCTGACCACCAACCGGCGGATTCTGGTAGGGCTGTTTGGCTTCGCGCTGGCGACGGTGTCGCTGGGCGTGCTGCCTTCCGTGACCTTTCTTTATCCAATCATGTACGTAGCCGGCGTTTGCTGGCTGTTGACCCTGACCAGTTTCAACGTATCGGTGCAACTCAATTTGCCCAAGTGGGTGCAGGCGCGGGTACTGAGCATTTACCTGCTCGTCTTTCAGGGCGGCATGGCGTTCGGCAGCTTGATCTGGGGTAGTGTGGCCAGCCGGTTTGGTCTGGAAACCGCGCTCGGAGCTGCAGCCGGCTGGTTGCTGTTGAGCACGCTGCTGGCGATACCGTTTCCGATTAACCAGGGGGAACAGTTAAACCTGGCGCCAGCCAACACTTGGACTGACCCCGACAATCTGGCCAGGGTTGATCCCGAAGAAGGACCGGTAGTGGTCATGATTGAATACCGCATCAATCCGGCTACACTACCCGCCTTCCTCAAAGCGGTCGAAGACCTGAAACGAGTCCGGCTGCGGGACGGCGCCTTGCGGGTTGGGGTGTTCACCGATATAGCCCAGCCCGAACGGCAGGTCGAGTTCTTTACGGTTGCTTCCTGGGGCGAGCATCTGCGCCAGCATCAGCGGTTTACGCAGGATGATGTTGCCGTTGAGCGCATGGTCCGTCAGTTTCATGTCGGCCCGAATCCTCCGCTTGTTACGCACTTCGTAGCCCAGACGGATAAGTTAACCGAACTGGCCGCGCCCATTGCCGTGCCGGATTCGGTAACGCTCGAAGGTCAGTGA